A genomic region of Stenotrophomonas sp. NA06056 contains the following coding sequences:
- a CDS encoding catalase, with translation MAASKPTGKRAPATPSADRDSRGQGDELHQLAGGDHPVLTSNQGIPVADNQNSLRQGPRGPTLLEDFLLREKITHFDHERIPERIVHARGSAAHGFFELTRSLGKVTRAKILTEVGVKTPVFTRFSTVAGGAGSVDTPRDVRGFAVKFYTKEGNWDLVGNNIPVFFIQDAIKFPDLIHAVKMEPDRAFPQAASAHDTFWDFVSLMPESMHMIMWAMSDRTIPRSLRTIEGFGIHSFRLLDEDGNSTFVKFHWRPKLGLQSTVWDEALKLQAADNDFHRRDLFEAIQHGDFPEWELAVQLFTEEEAEAFPFDHLDPTKIIPESLVPLQVIGRMVLDRWPDNFFAETEQVAFCPANVPPGIDFSNDPLLQGRLFSYLDTQLIRLGGPNFNQIPINAPKCPFANHQRDGHMQMQVPKGRVAYDPSSLQGDSPRETAAGFRSHASADDGRKGRTRAESFADHYSQARMFFRSLEKPEQAHLASALVFELSKVETEKVRVRTVSHLRNIDEGLAKRVSDGLGLRALPDPAPTATPAQDLPAAPEVRVIGRTTPLLQGRCIGILFDDGSDARVIANLRKAAEKAGASVKLVAPKVGGATLSDGKVQAADGQLAGTPSVVFDAVAVVLSADAGKALAKEAAAVGFVSDAWVHLKAIASDEGAQALLKAARVGNDAGNVDATDSKAFLAAAATRQWAREPKLRLLA, from the coding sequence ATGGCCGCCAGCAAGCCGACCGGCAAGCGCGCTCCCGCCACTCCCTCCGCCGACCGTGACAGCCGCGGCCAGGGCGATGAACTGCATCAGCTCGCGGGAGGCGACCATCCGGTACTGACCAGCAACCAGGGCATCCCGGTCGCCGACAACCAGAATTCCCTGCGCCAGGGGCCGCGTGGACCCACCCTGCTGGAAGACTTCCTGCTGCGCGAGAAGATCACCCACTTCGACCACGAGCGCATTCCCGAGCGCATCGTGCACGCGCGCGGCTCGGCCGCCCATGGCTTCTTCGAACTGACCCGGTCGCTGGGCAAGGTGACGCGGGCGAAGATCCTCACCGAGGTCGGGGTGAAGACGCCGGTGTTCACCCGTTTCTCCACCGTTGCCGGCGGCGCCGGCTCGGTCGATACTCCGCGCGACGTGCGCGGCTTCGCGGTGAAGTTCTACACCAAGGAAGGCAACTGGGACCTGGTCGGCAACAACATTCCGGTGTTCTTCATCCAGGACGCGATCAAGTTCCCCGACCTGATCCATGCGGTGAAGATGGAACCGGACCGCGCGTTCCCGCAGGCCGCCAGCGCGCACGACACGTTCTGGGATTTCGTCTCGCTGATGCCCGAATCGATGCACATGATCATGTGGGCGATGAGCGACCGCACGATCCCACGCTCGCTGCGCACCATCGAGGGCTTCGGTATCCACAGCTTCCGCCTGCTGGATGAAGACGGGAACTCCACCTTCGTCAAGTTCCACTGGCGCCCGAAGCTCGGCTTGCAGTCCACGGTCTGGGACGAGGCGCTGAAGCTGCAGGCGGCCGACAACGACTTCCACCGTCGCGATCTGTTCGAAGCGATCCAGCACGGCGACTTCCCCGAGTGGGAACTGGCGGTACAGCTGTTCACCGAAGAAGAGGCAGAGGCGTTCCCGTTCGACCATCTGGACCCGACCAAGATCATTCCCGAGTCACTGGTGCCGCTGCAGGTGATTGGACGCATGGTGCTGGACCGCTGGCCGGACAACTTCTTCGCCGAGACCGAGCAGGTGGCGTTCTGCCCGGCCAACGTGCCGCCCGGCATCGACTTCAGCAACGATCCACTGCTGCAGGGGCGTCTGTTTTCCTATCTGGATACCCAGCTGATCCGCCTGGGCGGGCCGAACTTCAACCAGATCCCGATCAACGCACCGAAGTGCCCGTTCGCCAACCACCAGCGCGATGGCCACATGCAGATGCAGGTACCGAAGGGACGCGTCGCCTACGACCCCAGCTCGCTGCAGGGGGACAGTCCGCGCGAAACCGCAGCAGGCTTCCGCAGCCACGCCAGCGCCGATGACGGGCGCAAGGGCCGCACCCGCGCGGAGAGCTTTGCCGACCACTACAGCCAGGCACGGATGTTCTTCCGCAGCCTGGAGAAGCCGGAACAGGCGCACCTGGCCTCGGCGCTGGTGTTCGAGCTGTCGAAGGTGGAAACGGAGAAGGTGCGCGTGCGCACCGTCAGCCATCTGCGCAACATCGACGAAGGACTGGCCAAGCGTGTGAGTGACGGCCTGGGCTTGCGCGCCCTGCCCGACCCGGCACCGACGGCAACACCCGCGCAGGACCTGCCGGCCGCCCCGGAAGTGCGCGTGATCGGCCGCACCACGCCACTGCTGCAGGGGCGTTGCATCGGCATCCTGTTCGACGACGGTTCCGATGCACGGGTGATCGCCAACCTGCGCAAGGCCGCTGAAAAGGCCGGTGCCAGCGTCAAGCTGGTCGCACCGAAAGTCGGTGGCGCCACGCTCAGCGACGGCAAGGTGCAGGCCGCCGATGGACAGCTGGCCGGTACCCCGTCGGTGGTGTTCGACGCAGTGGCAGTGGTACTGAGTGCCGATGCTGGCAAGGCGTTGGCCAAGGAAGCGGCGGCCGTTGGCTTCGTCAGTGATGCATGGGTGCACCTGAAAGCGATCGCCAGTGACGAAGGCGCACAGGCCCTGCTGAAGGCAGCGCGCGTCGGTAATGATGCCGGCAACGTGGACGCTACAGACAGCAAGGCCTTCCTGGCTGCTGCCGCCACTCGCCAATGGGCGCGCGAGCCGAAGCTGCGTCTGCTGGCCTGA
- a CDS encoding AraC family transcriptional regulator, which yields MRVEPADIEALFDAIPDVLFFMKDRQGRYTYVNQTMLRRLGLRARKDVIGRTAAEIYPTGLSADYVDQDARVLSGEVIENLMELHLFANREPGWCLTCKRPLVVDGQVEGLIGISRDLGQKDSLGTQYEQLRLALAHLNMHYAENVRMQTLLDITGFSLSKLERSFRKVFQMTPQQVLTRLRIQMAMHLLHGNESIACIGQACGFSDQSAFTRKFKAETGFSPRAYRARIGGNVGEPLPA from the coding sequence ATGCGAGTCGAACCCGCCGACATCGAAGCCCTGTTCGACGCCATTCCGGACGTGCTGTTCTTCATGAAGGACCGCCAGGGCCGCTACACCTACGTCAACCAGACCATGCTGCGACGGCTGGGCCTGCGTGCGCGCAAGGACGTGATCGGCCGCACCGCGGCCGAGATCTACCCCACCGGCCTGAGTGCGGACTATGTCGACCAGGACGCACGGGTGCTGTCCGGCGAAGTGATCGAGAACCTGATGGAACTGCACCTGTTCGCCAACCGCGAACCGGGCTGGTGCCTGACCTGCAAGCGCCCACTGGTGGTCGATGGGCAGGTCGAAGGGCTGATCGGCATCTCCCGCGACCTCGGCCAGAAGGACAGCCTGGGCACCCAGTACGAGCAACTGCGGCTGGCCCTGGCCCACCTCAATATGCATTACGCCGAGAACGTGCGGATGCAGACGCTGCTGGACATCACCGGTTTTTCGTTGTCCAAGCTGGAGCGCAGCTTCCGCAAGGTGTTCCAGATGACCCCGCAGCAGGTGCTGACCCGGTTGCGGATCCAGATGGCCATGCACCTGCTGCATGGCAACGAGAGCATCGCCTGCATCGGCCAGGCCTGCGGTTTCAGCGACCAGAGCGCGTTCACCCGCAAGTTCAAGGCTGAAACCGGTTTCTCGCCGCGCGCCTATCGGGCCCGTATTGGCGGGAACGTCGGCGAACCGCTACCGGCCTGA
- a CDS encoding amino acid permease — translation MPATPDQTASPSRLGHSLKPRQLIMMGLGSAIGAGLFLGSGVGVQAAGPAVLVSYLVAGALVIIVMNALGEMAAAKPTSGAFSVYAADAMGATAGATVGWLWWVQLVIVIAAEAVGAAGLLATVWPVVPVPMAALAFMLFFTAINLLGVKNFGEFEFWFAILKVAAILAFIAVGVALLMGWLPQVASPGLSNFTAHGGFAPKGLAGIGAALLVVVFAFGGTEIVAVAAAETEDPERSIARAIRTVAWRILVFYIGSLSVIIAVVPWTSESLKSPFAAVLDVANIPGAATAITLIAVIALLSALNANLYGASRMMYSLAQRREAPAVLGWTDPRQVPVIAVLASVLFGFAATIMELLFPDKVLPVLLNIVGSTCLLVWTLSLVSQLVLRRRADRLGTRLPFRMAGFPWLTVCALAILALIFGLLLSESHTRLQFLSMVALTATIAASSAIARRLREA, via the coding sequence ATGCCCGCCACTCCCGATCAGACCGCTTCGCCCTCCCGCCTCGGCCATTCGCTCAAGCCACGCCAGCTGATCATGATGGGGCTGGGCAGCGCCATCGGCGCGGGCCTGTTCCTCGGCTCCGGCGTAGGCGTGCAGGCGGCCGGCCCGGCGGTGCTGGTGTCGTATCTGGTCGCCGGTGCGCTGGTGATCATCGTGATGAACGCACTGGGCGAAATGGCCGCCGCCAAGCCGACCAGCGGCGCGTTCTCGGTGTATGCGGCCGATGCCATGGGCGCCACCGCGGGCGCCACCGTGGGTTGGCTGTGGTGGGTGCAGCTGGTCATCGTCATCGCCGCCGAGGCGGTGGGCGCGGCCGGGTTGCTGGCCACGGTCTGGCCAGTGGTGCCGGTCCCGATGGCGGCATTGGCCTTCATGCTGTTCTTCACCGCGATCAACCTGCTTGGGGTGAAGAACTTCGGCGAATTCGAATTCTGGTTCGCCATCCTCAAGGTGGCGGCGATCCTGGCCTTCATCGCCGTTGGCGTGGCGCTGCTGATGGGCTGGCTGCCGCAGGTGGCCTCGCCCGGCCTGAGCAACTTCACCGCGCACGGTGGCTTCGCGCCGAAGGGTCTGGCCGGTATCGGCGCTGCGCTGCTGGTGGTGGTGTTCGCCTTCGGCGGCACCGAGATCGTGGCCGTCGCGGCAGCGGAAACCGAAGACCCCGAGCGCAGCATTGCCCGCGCCATCCGCACCGTGGCCTGGCGCATCCTGGTGTTCTACATCGGCTCCCTGAGCGTGATCATCGCCGTGGTGCCGTGGACCAGCGAGTCGCTGAAGTCGCCGTTTGCCGCGGTTCTTGATGTTGCCAATATTCCGGGGGCAGCCACTGCGATCACCCTGATCGCGGTGATCGCCCTGCTGTCGGCGCTCAATGCCAATCTCTACGGCGCCTCGCGCATGATGTATTCGCTGGCACAACGCCGCGAAGCACCGGCCGTGCTGGGCTGGACCGATCCGCGCCAGGTGCCGGTGATCGCGGTGCTGGCCAGTGTGCTGTTCGGCTTCGCTGCCACCATCATGGAACTGCTGTTCCCGGACAAAGTGCTGCCGGTGCTGCTGAACATCGTCGGTTCCACCTGCCTGCTGGTGTGGACGCTGTCGCTGGTCTCGCAGCTGGTGCTGCGCCGCCGCGCCGACCGCCTGGGCACCCGCCTGCCGTTCCGCATGGCCGGCTTCCCGTGGCTGACCGTGTGTGCGCTGGCGATCCTGGCGCTGATCTTCGGCCTGCTGTTGAGTGAGTCGCATACGCGCCTGCAGTTCCTGTCGATGGTGGCGCTGACCGCGACCATCGCGGCCAGCAGCGCCATCGCCCGGCGCCTGCGCGAGGCGTGA
- a CDS encoding VOC family protein, with translation MLRSRPFLMFTGQAEAALALYAEAFAEFRLLALQRHPDGAGAGVPGQVRQAIFLLGGTHYLCFDSLDVHDFTFTPSISLFVECAGAESFERAARVLGEGGHWLMPVGEQEFSSRYGWVQDRFGVSWQLSLGQMPDP, from the coding sequence ATGCTGCGCAGCCGTCCCTTCCTGATGTTCACCGGCCAGGCCGAAGCCGCGCTCGCCCTGTACGCCGAAGCCTTTGCGGAATTCCGCCTGCTGGCCCTGCAGCGTCATCCGGACGGGGCGGGCGCGGGCGTTCCCGGGCAGGTGCGCCAGGCCATTTTCCTGCTCGGCGGCACCCACTACCTGTGCTTCGACAGCCTGGATGTGCACGACTTCACGTTCACGCCCTCGATATCGCTGTTCGTTGAATGTGCCGGTGCCGAATCGTTCGAGCGTGCCGCGCGCGTGCTGGGCGAGGGCGGGCACTGGCTGATGCCGGTGGGCGAGCAGGAATTCAGCAGCCGCTACGGCTGGGTACAGGACCGCTTCGGCGTGTCGTGGCAGCTGAGCCTGGGGCAGATGCCGGACCCGTGA